From the Lottiidibacillus patelloidae genome, the window CAAAAGAAGAATTTGAAAAAGCCGCTGAAATGAGAGATCGAATCCGTAGTTTAGAAAAACAGTTTGGCGACACTGGGGAGGAATAAAGATGTCTATTGAGCAATTTATGAAAAGCACAATTAGTCCGTGGATGAAGGAATCCGGACCTGATAATGATATTGTGCTAAGTAGTAGAGTTCGCTTAGCTAGAAATTTAAGTAACTATCCCTTTCCTATTATTGCATCAGAAAAACAAGAAGAAGAAATATTACAGGTAATAGAGAATAAAATAGAAAATAGTATGTATGAAGGAATCGGAACTATTTCTCTTCATAAATTAGCAAATATGGAACGAATAGAAAAAAATGTGTTAGTAGAGAAACATTTAATAAGCCCAAATTTAGCTAATGAATCAAAACATGGCGCAGTTTTGCTTAGTAAAAATGAAGCAGTCAGTATCATGTTAAATGAAGAGGATCACATTCGAATTCAATGCTTATTTTCCGGCTTGAGATTAAGTGAAGCACTTACATTAGCTAGTGGTATAGATGATTGGTTAGAGGAGAAGTTAGATTATGCCTTTGACGATAAAAAAGGATATTTAACTAGTTGTCCAACAAATGTTGGAACTGGTTTAAGAGCTTCTGTCATGATGCACTTACCAGCATTAGTTCTAACTAATCAAATGAATCGTCTAATTCCAGCTGTCAGTCAATTAGGTTTAGTAGTTAGAGGGATGTATGGAGAAGGCAGTGAAGCGTTAGGGAATATTTTTCAAATCTCTAATCAAATTACATTAGGCAAAACGGAGGAAGATATTGTCGAAGACCTCCGGAGTGTAGTTATGCAACTAATTCAACAAGAACGTACAGCGAGGGAAAAGTTGCTTAAAACATCTAAAGTGGGGTTGGAGGATAGAGTTTATCGTTCTTTCGGTCTACTTTCCCACAGTCGACTAATATCATATAAAGAAGCAGCAAAATGTCTATCTGATGTACGACTAGGAATTGATTTAAATTTAATTTCTAATATGTCAGCAAATATATTAAATGAATTAATGATTGTATCACAACCGAATTTACTTCAAGCATATGCTGGTGAAGGACTAGAACCAGAGAAAAGAGATATTCTACGAGCAAAAATCATTCGCGAAAGAATGAAATTAGAGAAGGAATAAGGAGGAAATACAAATGATGTTTGGACGATTTACAGAAAGAGCACAAAAAGTTCTAGCTTTAGCACAAGAAGAGGCTCATCGATTAGGACATCATAATATAGGAACTGAACATATTTTGTTAGGATTAATCCGAGAAGGTGAAGGGATTGCTGCCAAGGCTTTATTAGCATTGGAACTTGGTCCTGAAAAGATTCAAGAAGAAGTAGAGGGACTCATTGGAAAAAGTGAAACGAAACAGCAAACGATTCACTATACTCCGAGAGCCAAAAAAGTAATTGAACTGTCTATGGACGAAGCTCGCAAACTAGGCCACTCATATGTAGGAACAGAACATATTCTACTTGGTCTTATTCGAGAAGGTGAAGGGGTTGCAGCTCGAGTATTAAATAATTTAGGGGTAAGTCTAAATAAAGCGCGTCAGCAAGTATTGCAACTGTTAGGAAGTAGTGAAAATACATCATCTAGCAACCAAAGTAGAAGGTCATCAACTGCAAACACACCTACTTTAGATGGTTTAGCAAGAGACTTAACAGAAATTGCAAAAGAAGGAACATTAGATCCGGTTATCGGACGTGGTAAGGAAATTCAACGTGTAATAGAAGTTTTAAGTAGAAGAACGAAGAACAATCCGGTTTTAATTGGAGAACCAGGTGTTGGTAAAACTGCCATTGCTGAAGGTTTAGCTCAGCAAATCGTTCAAAATGAAGTTCCAGAAACGTTAAGAGACAAGCGAGTTATGACACTAGATATGGGAACAGTCGTTGCTGGCACAAAATACCGTGGTGAATTTGAAGACCGTTTAAAAAAGGTAATGGACGAAATTCGCCAAGCTGGAAACATTATTTTATTTATTGACGAATTACACACATTAATCGGTGCTGGTGGTGCAGAAGGTGCAATTGATGCTTCTAATATTTTAAAACCTTCTCTTGCTAGAGGTGAGCTACAATGCATTGGTGCAACAACACTGGATGAGTACAGAAAGTATATTGAAAAAGATGCTGCTTTAGAAAGACGTTTCCAACCGATTACAGTCGACGAACCAAACTTAGAGGAATCGGAGCTTATTTTACGTGGGTTACGTGATCGTTATGAGGCACACCATAGAGTAACGATAACAGACGAAGCAATTAAAGCCGCGGTGAAGCTTTCAGACCGATATATTTCAGATCGATTCTTACCAGATAAAGCAATAGATTTAATTGATGAGGCTGCTTCAAAGGTACGATTACGCTCATATACTGTTCCGCCTAACTTAAAAGAGTTAGAGCAAAAGTTAGAGGAAGTAAAAAAAGAGAAGGATGCTTCAGTTCAAAGCCAAGAGTTTGAAAAGGCTGCATCATTAAGAGATTCTGAGCAGCGTTTAAGAGAAGAATTAGATCAAACGAAAAAGGCATGGAAAGAGCGACAAGGTCAAGAAAATACAGAAGTTACTACCGAGGATATTGCTATTGTTGTCGCAAACTGGACGGGAATTCCGGTTTCTAAACTAGCCGAAGGAGAAACAGAAAGATTATTACGAATGGAAGAAATTCTTCACAATCGTGTCATTGGGCAAGAAGAAGCCGTAAAATCCATTTCGAAGGCTATTAGACGAGCGAGAGCAGGATTAAAAGATCCTAAACGTCCAATTGGATCGTTCATCTTCCTTGGACCAACTGGAGTCGGTAAAACGGAGCTAGCGAGAGCAGTTGCGGAAACTATGTTTGGTGATGAGGATGCAATTATACGCATAGACATGTCCGAGTATATGGAGAAACACGCAACTTCACGTTTAGTTGGATCACCTCCAGGGTATGTAGGTCATGAAGAGGGTGGACAATTAACGGAAAAAGTTCGCCGCAAACCTTATTCTGTTGTCTTACTTGATGAGATTGAAAAGGCTCACCCGGAAGTATTTAATATTTTATTACAAGTATTAGAGGATGGAAGGTTAACTGACTCAAAAGGACGTACAGTCGACTTTAGAAATACAGTTGTCATAATGACATCAAATGTAGGGGCAAGCACATTAAAGAAAAACAAATATTTAGGATTCACGATTGAAAGTGATGATCAAAAGTACAAAGATATGAAAGGTAAGGTCATGGAGGAATTAAAACGTACATTCCGCCCTGAATTCTTAAACCGAATTGATGAGACTATTGTGTTCCATTCATTAGAAAAAGAACATATAAATAAAATTGTTTCATTAATGGGTGTTGAGTTAATTAAACGACTTCTAGATCAAGAGATTGAACTTGAGCTTTCAGAAGAAGCGAAGGAAAAGATCGCTGATGTTGGCTATGATCCAGAGTATGGAGCTCGCCCACTACGTCGTGCCCTTCAAAGAGAAGTAGAAGATCGACTATCTGAAGAATTGCTTAGAGGAACAATTAAAAAAGGTGAAAAAATTACAATTGACTTTATTAATGATGAATTTAAAGTAATTAATAAAAGTAGAACAGTTAAAAAATAAAAAGATATAAAACCGAAAGCGATTAGCTTTCGGTTTTATTTTACATTTATATAACCGTCATTTGACCATGATATCAGTAACTTTACATAAGGTTTGGTTAACTCAAGAGCAAGTTTTCTATATATATCCATGAATATATTTAAATTGGGCTATAATAAAATAAGAGTATAGATATAGAGGAGAGAGAGAATGGCAAAAAAGAAAACGAAGTTTATGTGCCAAGAGTGTGGTTATGAAACACCGAAATGGTTAGGTAAATGTCCTGGGTGTGGAGCGTGGAACTCGTTCGTCGAGGAATTTGTAATTACTGGGAAAGCGCAATCAAGATCTTTTGCTTCAAGCAGCTCAGGCCCTAACAAGCCAGAATCTATAAAGAATGTTGCTAGAGGGCAAGAAGCTCGTATTCCAACTAGTATGAAAGAGTTCAATCGTGTACTTGGTGGAGGAATTGTACCGGGTTCACTAATTTTAATTGGTGGAGACCCTGGAATTGGTAAATCAACTTTATTGTTACAAACGTCTTCTGGTTTAGCTAGAAGTGGACAAAAAGTCCTTTATGTAACAGGTGAGGAATCATTAAAACAAATTAAATTACGAGCGGATCGCTTTAATATTGATGATGAAGATTTACACGTTTATGCAGAAACAAATTTAGATTTTATTGAACAAGCAATTGATCAAACAAACCCCGCAGTAGTCATTCTTGATTCCATTCAGACCGTTTTTAAAGAAGAAGTAACGAGTGCTCCAGGGAGTGTGTCGCAAGTAAGAGAATCAACAGGTCAGATGATGCGAATTGCAAAATCGAAAGGAATCGCTATTTTTATTGTCGGTCACGTTACAAAAGAAGGTGCAATTGCTGGTCCGCGAATGTTAGAGCATATGGTAGATGCGGTACTTTACTTTGAAGGAGAGCGTCATCATAGCTATCGAATTTTAAGAGGTGTAAAAAACCGTTTTGGCTCAACGAACGAGATAGGTATATTTGAAATGAAAGAGGAAGGTTTGACTGAGGTGGCAAATCCTTCAGAAATCTTCTTAGAAGAGCGTTCCAGAGGTGTAGCGGGATCAACTGTCGTAGCTTCTATGGAAGGTACAAGAACAGTACTAGTTGAAATACAAGCCCTAGTTTCCCCAACCAGTTTTGGAAACCCTCGTAGAATGGCAACAGGGTTAGATCATAATCGGGTTTCATTATTGATGGCAGTTTTGGACAAACGAGTCGGAATGCTCTTACAAAACCAAGATGCCTATTTAAAGGTAACTGGTGGAGTAAAGCTGGATGAACCAGCAATAGATTTAGCTGTTGCAGTTAGTATTGCCTCAAGTTTCCGTGATGATGAAACGAGACCAACAGATGTAATTATAGGAGAAGTAGGTTTAACAGGGGAAGTCCGTAGAGTGTCGCGAATCGATCAGCGAGTGAATGAATGCGTCAAGCTAGGATTTAAGCGTGCAATTATTCCGAAGAAAAATATTGGAGGATGGACAATTCCTGATGGGATAGAAGTAGTTGGTGTTTCAACTGTTCAGGAGGCATTAGAATATGCGTTAGGAGGATAAAGATGGGTCATAATCAAATTGGGAAAAGAAGTGAAATTTTGCAATTTGTCGCACCTGGAACTGAACTGCGGTCAGGGCTTGATAATATATTACGGGCAAAGACAGGTGGGTTAATTGTAGTTGGTTATAACGAAAATATGACGGAAGTAGTTGACGGTGGCTTTTCAATTAACTGCAGTTATTCCCCTGCCCAACTTTATGAACTTGCAAAAATGGATGGAGCTCTAATATTAAGTGAGTGTGGCAAGCGAATTCTATATGCAAATACACAACTTATTCCCGACCCATCAACTCCTTCTACTGAGACAGGTATGAGACACCGAACAGCGGAGCGTTTTGCAAAACAGACCGGTAATTTGGTCATTGCGATTTCCCAACGGCGCAATGTAATCACCCTTTATAAAGGGTCTTTTCGCTATGCGTTAAAAGAGATTGGAGTCATTTTAACGAAAGCAAACCAAGCGATCCAAACACTTGAGAAGTATAAAAATGTTTTAGACCAAAGCGTTACCAATTTAGGTGCTTTAGAGTTTGAACAGCTAGTAACGTATCATGAGGTTACACAAGTTATTCACCGAGTAGAGATGGTGCTAAGGATTAAAAGAGAAATTTTAAACTATATAAATGAATTAGGGACAGAAGGACGCCTTATTAGTATGCAAATGAAAGAGTTATTAGCTGATGTTGAACATGAGGCTATATTATTAATTAAAGATTACACAAAGGAATTAGAGGAAGATCCATACGAAGTTATAAGTAAGTTACAATCTCTTTCGAGTGAAGAGCTTCTAGAAGATCAAACAATTATGAAGTTATTAGGATATCCATCAACAGCCATCCTGGAAGAAGCACCTTTAACCCCAAGAGGCTATCGAGTATTAAACAAAATCCCGAGGTTGCCAGCTTTAATAATAGAAAACGTTATTCAAAAGTACCAAAATATTAACAAAATTATCGAAGCTTCTATTGAAGAATTAGATGAAGTAAATGGTGTAGGTGAAATTCGAGCAAAAAAAATTAAGGAAGGTATTCAGCGTATTAGAGAACAACTAATTATTGATCGGCACTTATAAAATGTTGTTGACACGCCAAATGTTAATTTGGTAAAATTTAGAGTTTTCTAATTTGAAAAAAAGTCCTTGTTATGCTAATCTGACGATAATAAATCAAGAAATTTTTTCCTCTATACTAAGGTTAATCCTGCAAGATTATGTGAATAATGAAAAGAGGAGGTGAACGCATGGTTAAGCGAATCGTGCACTTATTCTTTATGATTATTGGAGCAATGCTAGGATTTTTATTTATTCCCGAGATCATTAGGTTATTAAATATTGGTGATGTGAAATGGCTAACCAATGCATATGCTAGTGCAGTCTTAGGAGCTATTATTTTATTTTTCGTTACGTTTTTCTTTGTAGATTATGTTGTTGGTTTAATCAGATGGATAGAAGAAAAAGTAGTAAAAGCACCTGTAACTGATGTGTTATTAGGCACACTTGGCTTAATATTTGGTTTAATAGTTGCCTTTTT encodes:
- a CDS encoding protein arginine kinase, which translates into the protein MSIEQFMKSTISPWMKESGPDNDIVLSSRVRLARNLSNYPFPIIASEKQEEEILQVIENKIENSMYEGIGTISLHKLANMERIEKNVLVEKHLISPNLANESKHGAVLLSKNEAVSIMLNEEDHIRIQCLFSGLRLSEALTLASGIDDWLEEKLDYAFDDKKGYLTSCPTNVGTGLRASVMMHLPALVLTNQMNRLIPAVSQLGLVVRGMYGEGSEALGNIFQISNQITLGKTEEDIVEDLRSVVMQLIQQERTAREKLLKTSKVGLEDRVYRSFGLLSHSRLISYKEAAKCLSDVRLGIDLNLISNMSANILNELMIVSQPNLLQAYAGEGLEPEKRDILRAKIIRERMKLEKE
- the clpC gene encoding ATP-dependent protease ATP-binding subunit ClpC, which produces MMFGRFTERAQKVLALAQEEAHRLGHHNIGTEHILLGLIREGEGIAAKALLALELGPEKIQEEVEGLIGKSETKQQTIHYTPRAKKVIELSMDEARKLGHSYVGTEHILLGLIREGEGVAARVLNNLGVSLNKARQQVLQLLGSSENTSSSNQSRRSSTANTPTLDGLARDLTEIAKEGTLDPVIGRGKEIQRVIEVLSRRTKNNPVLIGEPGVGKTAIAEGLAQQIVQNEVPETLRDKRVMTLDMGTVVAGTKYRGEFEDRLKKVMDEIRQAGNIILFIDELHTLIGAGGAEGAIDASNILKPSLARGELQCIGATTLDEYRKYIEKDAALERRFQPITVDEPNLEESELILRGLRDRYEAHHRVTITDEAIKAAVKLSDRYISDRFLPDKAIDLIDEAASKVRLRSYTVPPNLKELEQKLEEVKKEKDASVQSQEFEKAASLRDSEQRLREELDQTKKAWKERQGQENTEVTTEDIAIVVANWTGIPVSKLAEGETERLLRMEEILHNRVIGQEEAVKSISKAIRRARAGLKDPKRPIGSFIFLGPTGVGKTELARAVAETMFGDEDAIIRIDMSEYMEKHATSRLVGSPPGYVGHEEGGQLTEKVRRKPYSVVLLDEIEKAHPEVFNILLQVLEDGRLTDSKGRTVDFRNTVVIMTSNVGASTLKKNKYLGFTIESDDQKYKDMKGKVMEELKRTFRPEFLNRIDETIVFHSLEKEHINKIVSLMGVELIKRLLDQEIELELSEEAKEKIADVGYDPEYGARPLRRALQREVEDRLSEELLRGTIKKGEKITIDFINDEFKVINKSRTVKK
- the radA gene encoding DNA repair protein RadA, with amino-acid sequence MAKKKTKFMCQECGYETPKWLGKCPGCGAWNSFVEEFVITGKAQSRSFASSSSGPNKPESIKNVARGQEARIPTSMKEFNRVLGGGIVPGSLILIGGDPGIGKSTLLLQTSSGLARSGQKVLYVTGEESLKQIKLRADRFNIDDEDLHVYAETNLDFIEQAIDQTNPAVVILDSIQTVFKEEVTSAPGSVSQVRESTGQMMRIAKSKGIAIFIVGHVTKEGAIAGPRMLEHMVDAVLYFEGERHHSYRILRGVKNRFGSTNEIGIFEMKEEGLTEVANPSEIFLEERSRGVAGSTVVASMEGTRTVLVEIQALVSPTSFGNPRRMATGLDHNRVSLLMAVLDKRVGMLLQNQDAYLKVTGGVKLDEPAIDLAVAVSIASSFRDDETRPTDVIIGEVGLTGEVRRVSRIDQRVNECVKLGFKRAIIPKKNIGGWTIPDGIEVVGVSTVQEALEYALGG
- the disA gene encoding DNA integrity scanning diadenylate cyclase DisA, whose product is MGHNQIGKRSEILQFVAPGTELRSGLDNILRAKTGGLIVVGYNENMTEVVDGGFSINCSYSPAQLYELAKMDGALILSECGKRILYANTQLIPDPSTPSTETGMRHRTAERFAKQTGNLVIAISQRRNVITLYKGSFRYALKEIGVILTKANQAIQTLEKYKNVLDQSVTNLGALEFEQLVTYHEVTQVIHRVEMVLRIKREILNYINELGTEGRLISMQMKELLADVEHEAILLIKDYTKELEEDPYEVISKLQSLSSEELLEDQTIMKLLGYPSTAILEEAPLTPRGYRVLNKIPRLPALIIENVIQKYQNINKIIEASIEELDEVNGVGEIRAKKIKEGIQRIREQLIIDRHL